In Vibrio japonicus, one DNA window encodes the following:
- the cobU gene encoding bifunctional adenosylcobinamide kinase/adenosylcobinamide-phosphate guanylyltransferase, whose protein sequence is MPVHLILGGARSGKSSFAESVVTELSEQRPRHYVATAQACDEEMQSRIQHHQQRRDDRWTEHECPTQLPALISRFTENDVVLVDCLTLWMNNIIFNHGETASESEIQSQVTELVSALQRSPAAVVLVSNEVGLGIVPMGEVTRLFVDHAGWMNQAIAKVAQQVTFVAAGLPMQLKNVVKECD, encoded by the coding sequence ATGCCAGTACATCTGATTTTAGGTGGCGCGCGTTCAGGCAAGTCCAGTTTTGCAGAATCCGTGGTAACAGAGCTCAGTGAACAACGTCCTCGCCACTATGTTGCGACCGCCCAAGCATGCGATGAAGAAATGCAAAGTCGAATTCAGCATCATCAGCAAAGGCGAGACGATCGTTGGACAGAGCACGAATGCCCTACACAATTGCCTGCTCTTATTTCCCGATTTACCGAAAACGATGTTGTGCTGGTGGATTGTCTTACACTCTGGATGAACAACATTATTTTTAATCATGGCGAGACGGCTTCTGAGTCCGAGATTCAATCGCAAGTTACGGAATTAGTCTCTGCGTTGCAACGCTCACCTGCTGCGGTGGTACTTGTCTCTAACGAAGTGGGCTTAGGTATTGTCCCTATGGGAGAAGTGACAAGATTGTTTGTCGACCACGCCGGATGGATGAACCAAGCCATTGCGAAAGTGGCGCAACAGGTCACATTTGTCGCGGCTGGCTTGCCTATGCAGTTAAAAAATGTAGTTAAAGAATGCGATTAA